In one window of Comamonas testosteroni DNA:
- a CDS encoding acyl-CoA dehydrogenase, protein MTYKAPIKDMLFDMEHLAQIEQVAQIPGFEDAGLETAQAVLEECAKLCEGVVAPLNVPGDLNPSSFKDGVVTTTPGFADAFKQYAEGGWQGLQHPADFGGQGLPKTIGAACIEMLNSANLSFALCPLLTDGAIEALLTAGSDELKSTYLEKLVTGEWTGTMNLTEPQAGSDLALVRTRAEPQGDGSYKVFGTKIFITYGEHDMADNIVHLVLARVAGAPEGVKGISLFVVPKFLVNQDGSLGKRNDVHCVSIEHKMGIKASPTAVLQFGDGTAASIADSTGPGAVGYLVGEENRGLEYMFIMMNAARYAVGLQGLAVAERAYQHAVAYAKERVQSRPVDGSVKASATIIHHPDVRRMLMTMRASNEGCRAMATTAAAAYDAAHHHPDAEVRQANQTFYEFMVPLVKGYSTEMSLEVTSLGVQVHGGMGFIEETGAAQYYRDAKILTIYEGTTAIQANDLVGRKTARDGGLTAKAIAAQIEKTEAALIASGTDAAKAVARNLAQARQAFVQVVDFIVAKAKADPNAAYAGSVPYLMLTGNLVAGWQLGRSVLAAQELLSKGQDTAFMQAKLATAQFYAEHILTRVPGQADAVINGAASVMALPMDLF, encoded by the coding sequence ATGACTTACAAAGCGCCCATCAAAGACATGCTGTTCGACATGGAGCATCTGGCCCAGATCGAGCAGGTCGCCCAGATTCCCGGCTTTGAAGATGCGGGGCTGGAAACCGCGCAGGCCGTTCTCGAAGAATGCGCCAAGCTTTGCGAAGGCGTGGTCGCTCCCCTGAATGTTCCCGGCGACCTCAATCCCTCTTCCTTCAAGGATGGTGTGGTCACCACCACGCCCGGCTTCGCCGATGCCTTCAAGCAGTACGCCGAAGGCGGCTGGCAGGGTCTGCAGCACCCTGCCGACTTCGGCGGCCAGGGCCTGCCCAAGACCATTGGCGCGGCCTGCATCGAGATGCTCAACAGCGCCAACCTGAGTTTTGCCCTGTGCCCGCTGCTGACCGACGGCGCCATCGAGGCACTGCTGACTGCGGGCAGCGACGAGCTCAAGTCCACCTACCTGGAAAAGCTGGTCACCGGCGAGTGGACCGGCACCATGAACCTGACCGAGCCCCAGGCCGGCTCCGACCTGGCCCTGGTGCGCACCAGGGCCGAGCCTCAGGGCGACGGCAGCTACAAGGTCTTCGGCACCAAGATCTTCATCACCTATGGCGAGCACGATATGGCGGACAACATCGTCCACCTGGTGCTGGCCCGCGTGGCCGGCGCTCCCGAAGGCGTCAAGGGGATCAGCCTGTTTGTCGTGCCCAAGTTCCTCGTGAACCAGGACGGCTCCTTGGGCAAGCGCAACGATGTGCACTGCGTCAGCATCGAGCACAAGATGGGCATCAAGGCCTCGCCCACGGCCGTGCTGCAATTTGGCGACGGCACGGCGGCGAGCATTGCAGACAGCACCGGCCCCGGCGCTGTGGGCTACCTCGTGGGCGAGGAAAACCGCGGTCTCGAATACATGTTCATCATGATGAACGCCGCGCGCTATGCCGTGGGCCTGCAGGGTCTGGCCGTGGCCGAGCGGGCCTACCAGCACGCCGTGGCCTATGCCAAGGAACGCGTGCAAAGCCGCCCCGTCGACGGCTCGGTCAAGGCCAGCGCCACCATCATTCACCACCCCGATGTGCGCCGCATGCTGATGACCATGCGTGCCAGCAACGAGGGCTGCCGCGCCATGGCCACCACGGCGGCTGCCGCCTACGATGCCGCCCACCACCACCCGGACGCCGAAGTGCGCCAGGCCAACCAGACCTTCTATGAATTCATGGTGCCCCTGGTCAAGGGCTACAGCACCGAGATGAGCCTGGAAGTCACCAGCCTGGGCGTGCAGGTGCATGGCGGCATGGGCTTCATCGAGGAAACCGGCGCCGCCCAGTACTACCGCGACGCCAAGATCCTGACCATCTATGAGGGCACGACCGCCATCCAGGCCAATGACCTGGTCGGCCGCAAGACCGCGCGTGATGGCGGCCTGACCGCCAAGGCCATTGCCGCCCAGATCGAGAAGACCGAAGCAGCTCTCATTGCCAGCGGCACCGATGCGGCCAAGGCCGTTGCCAGGAATCTGGCCCAGGCCCGCCAGGCCTTTGTACAGGTGGTGGACTTCATCGTGGCCAAGGCCAAGGCCGACCCCAATGCCGCCTATGCCGGAAGCGTCCCCTATCTGATGCTCACCGGCAATCTGGTCGCAGGCTGGCAGCTGGGCCGCTCGGTGCTGGCTGCGCAGGAGCTGTTGTCCAAGGGCCAGGACACGGCCTTCATGCAGGCCAAGCTGGCCACGGCACAGTTCTATGCCGAACATATCCTGACCCGCGTGCCCGGCCAGGCCGATGCCGTGATCAACGGCGCCGCCAGCGTGATGGCATTGCCCATGGATCTGTTCTGA
- a CDS encoding RHS repeat-associated core domain-containing protein, which produces MVNRKFVQHALAFAVTAVFAAEGALAATRTWTYGYSPAGQLISSQGPRTEMSDASTYVYDAAGNQSQVLNALGQATSLSNFDSFGSPQTVTDPNGIVTTLSYTPRGWLASVSKGGSTTSFTYNATGDITRITQGDGSWLEHTWDNARRLIAIENNLGERTEYVLDALGARTSENVKSRPGTIVRQQQWVYDELGRLLRTIGANSQTSHVAYDANSNVASTTNALGRTSTLAYDALDRLVSVTDPLNGVTATGYDSADNVSQVTDARGLTTSYTHDGFGNRTALASPDTGASAFIHDSAGNVVQFTDARGVVSTRTYDALNRITSKAWPSAPGLATQFSYDDITGGNLGVGYLTGVTDASGSLRYVYDARGNVVGQVRQTALGGANRTEALAYGYDAANRVTSIDYPGGVKIQYSRNSAGQLTGASAQVGSGAPVHLVSGATYLPFGPLNALTWGNGLILSRTFDQDFRLVTHSVGTTLDGTYSYDAEGNITGIASASGTPLSFGYDELDRLISSSDGGEVTGYEYDSVGNRVRKTTTAAGSAPVSVNYSYAIDSNRLTAIDGQVVSSDAAGNLAQDRANRILVHDAQGRLASVSIDGAVVASFIYNGLGQRTHKITPAGTTTYLYDLSGQLLGSTAYGNSGAPSKSEYFVWIGSLPVAVLNVTHDAAGAAGNLETIYLHADHLDTPRHATNGGQAVVWQLPETQAFGDRDAATDPDGDGSHTHIALRFPGQIRDDETGLNYNYFRDYDPETGRYVQSDPIGLLGGTNTFAYVDANPLMFVDPLGLQRGGSPSSPYGRPGYIPSTREINRSGGSIPAGAPTASENGGYPSDRSILQQFTNLPNPTQGLPGHYVGINYPWSMPRLGQVCEKWEGISPPNPRGNICRSNWGGPEMRPMRCVAWKLVEDR; this is translated from the coding sequence ATGGTAAATCGTAAATTCGTCCAGCACGCGCTGGCATTTGCCGTCACCGCAGTTTTTGCCGCAGAGGGCGCATTGGCTGCGACCCGTACGTGGACTTACGGGTATTCGCCAGCCGGTCAACTCATCTCGTCTCAAGGCCCTCGTACCGAGATGAGCGACGCATCTACCTACGTCTATGACGCTGCAGGAAACCAGAGCCAGGTTCTCAATGCGCTTGGACAAGCCACGAGCCTCTCCAACTTCGATAGCTTCGGCAGCCCTCAGACCGTGACTGACCCCAACGGCATCGTCACCACGCTGAGCTACACGCCACGGGGGTGGCTGGCTTCAGTCTCCAAGGGGGGCTCAACGACAAGCTTTACCTACAACGCCACCGGAGACATCACCCGCATTACCCAAGGGGACGGTAGCTGGCTGGAGCACACCTGGGACAACGCACGACGTCTGATCGCCATCGAGAACAACCTCGGTGAGCGAACGGAGTACGTCTTGGACGCACTTGGGGCTCGAACCTCCGAGAATGTCAAGAGTAGACCGGGAACGATCGTGCGCCAGCAGCAGTGGGTGTACGACGAGCTCGGCCGCCTGTTGCGCACGATTGGAGCAAATTCCCAAACCAGCCATGTCGCCTATGACGCAAATAGCAACGTCGCCAGCACCACCAATGCGCTCGGGAGAACGAGCACCCTTGCGTACGATGCCCTGGACAGGCTTGTCAGCGTCACGGACCCGCTCAATGGCGTGACAGCAACGGGCTATGACTCCGCAGACAATGTGAGCCAGGTAACCGATGCCCGTGGATTGACCACCAGCTACACCCACGACGGGTTTGGGAACCGCACTGCGCTTGCCAGTCCGGACACGGGGGCATCAGCCTTCATCCACGATTCCGCTGGCAATGTCGTGCAGTTCACTGATGCACGCGGCGTGGTCAGCACCAGAACCTACGACGCGCTCAATCGCATCACGTCGAAGGCCTGGCCCTCCGCGCCTGGCCTGGCAACGCAGTTCAGCTATGACGACATCACTGGAGGCAACCTTGGCGTTGGGTACCTAACGGGTGTTACTGATGCCAGTGGCTCCCTGCGGTATGTCTATGACGCGCGGGGCAATGTGGTCGGCCAGGTCCGGCAGACTGCGCTGGGCGGTGCCAATCGGACCGAGGCATTGGCATACGGGTATGACGCTGCAAACCGGGTCACCTCCATCGACTACCCAGGCGGGGTCAAGATCCAATACTCGCGCAATTCGGCAGGGCAGCTTACTGGGGCCTCGGCGCAAGTCGGCAGCGGCGCTCCGGTTCATTTGGTGAGCGGGGCGACCTATCTCCCCTTCGGTCCTCTCAACGCGCTCACATGGGGTAACGGTCTGATCTTGAGCCGAACTTTTGATCAGGACTTTCGGCTTGTGACCCACAGTGTGGGAACCACGTTGGATGGAACGTATTCCTATGATGCTGAGGGGAACATCACAGGGATCGCATCGGCTTCAGGCACACCGCTCAGTTTCGGGTATGACGAGCTGGATCGGCTGATCAGCAGCAGCGACGGTGGCGAGGTCACCGGCTATGAATACGATTCCGTCGGGAATCGTGTCCGCAAGACCACTACCGCGGCCGGGAGTGCGCCTGTGTCCGTGAACTACAGCTACGCCATCGACAGCAACAGACTGACGGCTATCGACGGTCAAGTTGTGTCATCTGATGCTGCCGGCAATCTCGCGCAGGATCGGGCCAATCGCATACTCGTCCATGATGCGCAAGGGCGATTGGCGTCCGTATCCATCGATGGTGCAGTAGTAGCCTCGTTCATCTACAACGGGCTGGGGCAGCGCACCCACAAAATCACGCCTGCAGGTACCACCACCTATCTGTACGATCTCTCCGGCCAATTGCTGGGCAGCACAGCATATGGGAACTCGGGTGCGCCGTCGAAGTCTGAATACTTCGTTTGGATTGGCTCACTTCCGGTGGCTGTGCTGAATGTGACCCATGATGCGGCTGGAGCTGCCGGGAATCTGGAGACTATCTACCTCCATGCAGACCACCTTGACACGCCGAGGCACGCCACCAATGGAGGGCAGGCGGTGGTCTGGCAGTTGCCGGAGACGCAGGCCTTCGGTGACCGCGATGCTGCAACAGATCCGGATGGAGATGGGAGCCACACGCACATCGCCCTGCGGTTTCCTGGGCAGATTCGTGATGATGAAACTGGTTTGAACTACAACTACTTCCGGGACTACGATCCGGAGACAGGGCGCTATGTTCAGAGCGATCCGATCGGGTTACTGGGCGGAACTAATACTTTTGCCTATGTGGATGCAAACCCATTGATGTTTGTTGACCCACTCGGCTTGCAGCGGGGAGGTAGTCCATCATCGCCGTATGGTCGTCCCGGGTACATCCCGAGTACGCGCGAAATTAACCGTAGTGGTGGCTCAATTCCAGCTGGGGCTCCTACCGCCTCCGAAAATGGCGGCTATCCGAGCGACAGATCAATTCTTCAGCAATTCACCAATCTACCGAATCCAACACAGGGATTGCCTGGACATTATGTGGGAATAAACTACCCTTGGAGCATGCCTAGACTAGGGCAGGTCTGTGAAAAATGGGAGGGCATATCCCCACCAAATCCAAGAGGAAATATTTGCCGCTCAAATTGGGGAGGACCTGAGATGAGGCCAATGCGATGCGTGGCATGGAAACTTGTGGAGGATCGGTAG
- a CDS encoding TauD/TfdA dioxygenase family protein — MKNEVGAAPALIRSSSLTRSVEVNPLTCSIGAELSNVHLGAAAEDEGLMAEIRQALLRHRVIFFHDQNITRAEHVAFARKFGELEDHPVVGSHPEHPGLVQIYKTPDSPVDRNENSWHTDATWREQPPMGCVLRCVECPPVGGDTMWVNMVMAYENLPADIKVKIEHLRARHSIEASFGAVMPIEKRLALKAQYPDAEHPVVRIHPETGEKILFVNSSFTTHFTNYNTPANVRFGLDKSPGSSQLLNYLTSQAMIPEYQVRFKWRRNSVAFWDNRSTQHYAVMDYQPCHRKMERTAIIGGPTD; from the coding sequence ATGAAAAACGAGGTTGGCGCAGCACCCGCCCTTATCCGCTCCAGCTCTTTGACCCGCTCTGTGGAAGTCAATCCTCTGACCTGCTCCATCGGTGCGGAGCTGTCCAACGTTCATCTGGGTGCGGCCGCCGAGGACGAAGGCCTGATGGCCGAGATCCGCCAGGCGCTGCTCAGGCACCGCGTGATCTTTTTCCACGACCAGAACATCACACGCGCCGAGCATGTGGCGTTTGCACGCAAGTTTGGCGAACTGGAAGACCACCCGGTGGTGGGCAGCCACCCCGAGCACCCTGGCCTGGTGCAGATCTACAAGACCCCCGACAGCCCTGTGGACCGCAACGAGAACTCCTGGCACACCGATGCCACCTGGCGCGAGCAGCCCCCCATGGGCTGCGTGCTGCGCTGCGTTGAATGCCCGCCCGTGGGCGGCGACACCATGTGGGTGAATATGGTGATGGCCTATGAGAACCTGCCAGCCGACATCAAGGTCAAGATCGAGCATCTGCGTGCCCGCCACAGCATCGAAGCGAGCTTTGGTGCCGTCATGCCCATCGAAAAACGCCTGGCGCTCAAGGCCCAATACCCCGACGCCGAGCACCCCGTGGTGCGCATCCACCCCGAAACCGGCGAGAAGATTCTGTTCGTCAACAGCAGCTTCACCACCCATTTCACCAACTACAACACACCCGCCAATGTGCGCTTCGGGCTGGACAAATCGCCCGGCTCCTCGCAACTGCTCAACTACCTGACCAGCCAGGCCATGATTCCCGAGTACCAGGTGCGCTTCAAATGGCGCAGGAACAGCGTAGCCTTCTGGGACAACCGCTCCACCCAGCACTACGCAGTGATGGATTACCAGCCCTGCCACCGCAAGATGGAACGCACCGCCATCATCGGCGGCCCCACGGACTGA
- a CDS encoding RBBP9/YdeN family alpha/beta hydrolase, producing the protein MTLNHTILIIPGLRDHVEEHWQTLLAKELTAQSIPCVTVPPLEQDKLSCQARLDAIDRALESIDGPVIIVAHSAGCMMVAHWALLRSRPVLGALLAAPADVQTQMPAGYPSKDVLAAHGWTPIPRQRLPFPTLLAASSNDPLTSLERARGFARDWGSELVELGPQGHLNPASGHGPWPQAKQLIEDLQARIEARQPEPTA; encoded by the coding sequence ATGACCTTGAACCACACGATTCTCATCATCCCCGGCCTGCGCGACCATGTGGAAGAGCACTGGCAAACACTGCTGGCCAAGGAGCTGACTGCGCAGTCCATCCCCTGCGTCACCGTGCCACCGCTGGAGCAGGACAAGCTCAGCTGCCAGGCCCGCCTGGACGCAATCGATCGTGCACTGGAGAGCATCGACGGCCCCGTCATCATCGTGGCGCACAGCGCCGGCTGCATGATGGTCGCGCACTGGGCGCTGCTTCGATCCCGTCCCGTTCTCGGAGCCTTGCTTGCGGCCCCCGCCGATGTGCAAACCCAGATGCCTGCCGGCTACCCCTCCAAAGATGTGCTGGCAGCCCACGGCTGGACGCCCATCCCGCGCCAGCGCCTGCCGTTTCCCACACTGCTGGCAGCCAGCAGCAACGATCCGCTGACCTCGTTGGAGCGCGCGCGCGGCTTTGCGCGCGACTGGGGAAGCGAGCTGGTGGAGCTGGGCCCGCAGGGCCACCTGAACCCAGCCTCGGGCCATGGCCCCTGGCCGCAGGCAAAACAGCTGATCGAGGATTTGCAGGCTCGGATCGAAGCCCGACAGCCCGAGCCAACGGCCTGA
- a CDS encoding porin: MTTKKMAFNALGALACTLVPLAASAQSSVQVYGVVDMAVSNYRGAGAGSRQMLTSSGNQASRLGFKGREDLGSGLAAGFDLEAGLNTDSGTGQASNTNNQPSGAGSGNGLSFNRKSLVYLQSKQWGEVRLGRDYVPAFWNMFNYDPFRLGVGMSLHVLHGTTVTGFRASNSIGYLSPGCSSCKGLFYQLMTAFGENDAGPNRQDGRAYGARLGYGGDNWDAAVAITTTKNRAADDYRQINAAASYLWEGHRLMVLAADHRTGNRLAALDNANHVRYWQLGAIWKVGNGNIPMSFMRLSRNDNSGSSSNKYAVGYVHNLSRRTALYGTYAYVDNRGSINLPVATGALQGPIPVAGGNASGFDIGIRHTF, translated from the coding sequence ATGACTACAAAAAAAATGGCTTTCAATGCGCTGGGCGCTCTGGCATGCACGCTGGTGCCGCTGGCGGCCTCGGCACAATCGTCCGTGCAGGTCTACGGCGTGGTGGATATGGCCGTATCCAATTACCGCGGCGCGGGCGCAGGCTCGCGCCAGATGCTGACCTCCAGCGGCAATCAGGCCAGCCGCCTGGGCTTCAAGGGCCGCGAGGACCTCGGCAGCGGTCTGGCCGCAGGCTTTGATCTGGAAGCGGGACTCAACACCGACAGCGGCACCGGCCAGGCCTCCAACACCAACAACCAGCCTTCGGGGGCCGGCAGCGGCAACGGCCTGAGCTTCAACCGCAAGTCCCTGGTCTATCTGCAGAGCAAGCAATGGGGCGAGGTGCGCCTGGGCCGCGACTATGTGCCCGCCTTCTGGAACATGTTCAACTACGACCCCTTCCGCCTGGGCGTGGGCATGAGCCTGCATGTGCTGCACGGCACGACGGTGACGGGCTTTCGGGCGTCGAACAGCATTGGCTACCTCTCGCCCGGCTGCTCCAGCTGCAAGGGCCTGTTCTATCAATTGATGACGGCATTCGGCGAAAACGATGCCGGCCCCAACCGCCAGGACGGCCGCGCCTATGGTGCACGACTGGGTTATGGCGGCGACAACTGGGATGCAGCCGTCGCCATCACAACCACCAAGAACCGTGCCGCCGACGATTACAGGCAGATCAATGCCGCCGCCTCCTACCTCTGGGAGGGCCACCGCCTCATGGTTCTGGCTGCCGATCACCGCACCGGCAACCGCCTGGCAGCTCTGGACAATGCCAACCATGTACGCTACTGGCAGCTGGGTGCCATCTGGAAGGTCGGCAACGGCAACATTCCCATGAGCTTCATGCGCCTGAGCCGCAATGACAACAGTGGCAGCAGCTCCAACAAGTACGCCGTGGGTTATGTGCACAACCTCTCCAGGCGCACTGCACTCTACGGCACCTATGCCTACGTGGACAACCGCGGCAGCATCAACCTGCCCGTGGCCACGGGCGCGCTGCAAGGCCCGATTCCGGTCGCAGGCGGCAATGCTTCGGGCTTTGACATCGGCATTCGCCACACGTTCTGA
- a CDS encoding quinone oxidoreductase family protein encodes MAKVIRYHEVGGPEVLRQEDIEVGQPGPGQVRLKQGAVALNFADTYFRSGLYPAPLPAGVGSEACGTITAVGDGVADFKVGDRVTYTGALNTIGAYATERLISAAPLIRLPDSISFETAAAITMRGLTAAYLMRRIWDFKKGDTILLHAAAGGVGLLVSQWAKLEGLNVIGTVSSDAKAEVAKAHGCVHTINYSHEDVAKRVRELTDGVGVNAVFDSVGKDTFEGSLNSLKVRGLMVCLGTASGSIAPFNPQILAGKGSLFLTRPASAHYIADPTERAELANELFAHVAEGRIKVDISKRYALEDAVQAHRDLEARKIVGSAIFTL; translated from the coding sequence ATGGCTAAAGTAATCCGTTATCACGAAGTGGGCGGCCCCGAGGTGTTGCGACAGGAAGACATTGAAGTCGGCCAACCCGGACCTGGTCAGGTCCGCCTCAAGCAAGGCGCTGTGGCCTTGAACTTTGCCGATACCTATTTCCGCTCCGGTCTGTATCCCGCTCCTTTGCCTGCAGGCGTGGGCAGCGAGGCTTGCGGCACGATCACGGCCGTGGGCGACGGCGTGGCGGATTTCAAGGTCGGCGACCGCGTGACCTATACCGGCGCACTGAACACCATCGGCGCTTACGCCACGGAGCGCCTGATTTCTGCGGCTCCCCTGATCCGTCTGCCTGACAGCATCAGCTTTGAAACCGCAGCAGCCATCACCATGCGTGGACTGACGGCGGCTTACCTGATGCGTCGGATCTGGGACTTCAAGAAGGGCGACACCATCTTGCTGCATGCTGCGGCCGGTGGCGTGGGTCTGCTGGTGTCGCAGTGGGCAAAGCTGGAAGGCCTGAATGTGATCGGCACCGTCTCCAGCGATGCCAAGGCTGAAGTGGCCAAGGCCCACGGCTGTGTTCACACCATCAACTACAGCCATGAGGACGTGGCCAAGCGCGTGCGTGAGCTGACGGACGGCGTGGGCGTGAATGCCGTCTTCGACAGCGTGGGCAAGGACACGTTCGAGGGCTCGCTCAACAGCCTGAAGGTGCGCGGGCTGATGGTCTGTCTGGGTACGGCTTCGGGCTCCATTGCACCATTCAACCCGCAGATTCTGGCCGGCAAAGGCTCGCTTTTCCTGACCCGTCCCGCATCGGCGCATTACATCGCCGACCCCACGGAGCGTGCAGAGCTGGCCAACGAGCTGTTCGCCCATGTGGCCGAAGGCCGTATCAAGGTGGATATCAGCAAGCGCTATGCGCTGGAAGACGCCGTGCAGGCTCACCGCGATCTGGAAGCCCGCAAGATTGTGGGATCGGCCATTTTCACGCTCTGA
- a CDS encoding Bug family tripartite tricarboxylate transporter substrate binding protein yields the protein MKATTPASRSSVDTADSRTATASALRRKSGLAVMAVAVAASLTLPAQAEQSADWPSKPIRLIVTGPAGGTADTLARLLAEGMQQELKQPVIVESKAGASGAIGIQDLKSHGKSGYTFLVIQDGALSEAPLAQKVSFDPFKDLTPLAQLTRTGLVMVANKDLPFQTLPEFISYARQQRDGVDFASYATGLKGHTSGMLLGQLAKINMRHVGYKGSPPALVDLMGGHVPVMFDGVTTSLPLIRSGKIKALAAVYPSRLQALPDVPTFTELGYPQLSKPGWFALWSHPQTPAVIQQKLRDVALTHFRKESVLKQLAALGMEPGQPLTTAEMTAELKEANRKQAALLKSIGYKPEN from the coding sequence ATGAAGGCAACGACACCCGCCTCGCGCAGTTCCGTGGACACGGCAGACTCTCGCACCGCGACAGCCAGCGCACTGCGCCGCAAATCAGGCCTGGCCGTCATGGCCGTAGCCGTGGCCGCCAGCCTGACCCTGCCCGCACAGGCCGAGCAAAGCGCAGACTGGCCGAGCAAGCCCATACGCCTGATCGTCACCGGGCCTGCCGGCGGCACGGCCGACACCCTGGCCCGTCTGCTGGCAGAGGGCATGCAGCAAGAGCTCAAGCAGCCCGTGATCGTGGAATCCAAGGCCGGTGCCTCGGGGGCCATCGGCATCCAGGACCTCAAGTCCCATGGCAAAAGCGGCTACACCTTTTTGGTGATTCAGGACGGAGCACTGAGCGAGGCGCCCCTGGCCCAGAAAGTCAGTTTCGACCCGTTCAAGGACCTGACTCCGCTGGCCCAGCTCACACGCACCGGCCTGGTCATGGTCGCCAACAAGGATCTGCCGTTCCAGACCCTGCCCGAATTCATCAGCTACGCCAGACAGCAACGCGACGGCGTGGACTTTGCCTCCTACGCCACGGGCCTGAAGGGTCACACCTCGGGCATGCTGCTGGGCCAGTTGGCCAAGATCAATATGCGCCATGTGGGCTACAAGGGCTCGCCCCCTGCTCTGGTGGACCTCATGGGCGGCCATGTCCCGGTGATGTTCGATGGCGTCACCACTTCGCTACCCCTGATTCGCAGCGGCAAGATCAAGGCGCTGGCCGCCGTCTACCCGAGCCGCCTGCAGGCCCTGCCCGACGTGCCGACGTTCACGGAGCTGGGCTACCCCCAGCTGTCCAAGCCCGGCTGGTTCGCCCTGTGGTCCCACCCGCAAACCCCGGCCGTCATCCAGCAAAAACTCCGGGATGTGGCGCTGACACATTTCCGCAAGGAGTCCGTGCTCAAACAGCTCGCTGCGCTGGGCATGGAGCCGGGCCAGCCCCTTACCACGGCAGAAATGACGGCCGAGCTCAAAGAGGCCAACCGCAAGCAGGCAGCCCTGCTCAAGTCCATAGGCTACAAGCCCGAAAACTGA
- a CDS encoding DsbA family protein gives MTQRCAATTLQVDFSLDLICPWCWIGLRNLLAAREMMQVAYPDQQLAIQWHADTLLPQIPEHGVPYQAFYEARLGGPRAVEVRRAQVRSAAHAAGLQINHALIETFPSTRLVCALVNYAQTQLDGESMIRFVESIFAAYFVQGRDIGSVMVLQQLAHSAALDWNPSRFDALRYQSEAGHAGGVPHMVFNQRLQVTGAVAPAELLRAMEHARVADSIFA, from the coding sequence ATGACTCAACGCTGCGCTGCAACGACATTGCAGGTCGACTTTTCGCTGGACCTGATCTGCCCCTGGTGCTGGATCGGTCTGCGCAATCTGCTGGCTGCCCGTGAGATGATGCAGGTCGCCTATCCCGACCAGCAGCTTGCAATTCAATGGCATGCAGACACTCTGCTGCCCCAGATCCCGGAGCATGGAGTGCCTTATCAGGCTTTCTATGAAGCCAGGCTGGGCGGCCCCAGGGCCGTGGAGGTTCGCCGTGCCCAGGTGCGCTCGGCGGCCCATGCGGCGGGCCTGCAGATCAATCATGCGCTGATTGAAACCTTCCCCAGCACACGCCTGGTTTGTGCGTTGGTCAACTACGCCCAGACCCAGCTCGATGGCGAATCCATGATCCGCTTTGTGGAGTCCATCTTTGCCGCCTACTTTGTACAGGGCCGCGATATAGGCTCGGTCATGGTGCTGCAGCAGCTGGCGCACTCGGCAGCACTGGACTGGAATCCTTCCCGCTTTGATGCGCTGCGCTACCAAAGCGAGGCGGGCCATGCCGGTGGCGTGCCGCATATGGTGTTCAACCAGCGCCTGCAGGTGACGGGCGCTGTGGCGCCCGCAGAGCTGCTGCGGGCCATGGAGCATGCTCGTGTTGCCGACAGCATCTTCGCCTGA
- a CDS encoding Rieske (2Fe-2S) protein, translating to MLVLPTASSPDTALLAAGAVRDLPPGGRKLVFTPGGQSILLLNVEGEFYALDNSCPHAGASMAGGSCDAHVLSCPAHGLKFDIRSGRCTASPQMTIPLYEVLVREGLLWLKPPDNC from the coding sequence ATGCTCGTGTTGCCGACAGCATCTTCGCCTGATACCGCATTGCTGGCTGCCGGCGCCGTGCGGGATTTGCCGCCGGGCGGGCGAAAGCTGGTCTTCACGCCTGGTGGCCAGAGCATCTTGCTGCTGAATGTCGAAGGCGAGTTCTATGCCCTGGACAACAGTTGCCCGCATGCGGGTGCCTCCATGGCCGGTGGCAGCTGCGATGCCCATGTGCTGAGCTGCCCCGCGCATGGGCTCAAGTTTGATATCCGCAGCGGCAGATGCACGGCATCGCCGCAGATGACGATTCCTCTCTACGAAGTTCTTGTCAGAGAGGGGCTGCTCTGGCTCAAACCGCCTGACAACTGCTGA